From the genome of Streptomyces sp. V1I1, one region includes:
- a CDS encoding L,D-transpeptidase family protein, whose translation MLRKAVIHRAVIRRAGIRRTGIRRAVIRRTLAAAAVLAVTTGCMAQAATGRPVADAKPGSTTPAPGATSTPTPSASDPGTPSAKPSESATTAKPEVLMASGSKGERVRELQARLAQIGWFDDTPTGTYGPVTVASVKGFQGKRGLPTTGDTDTVTWQKLLAMTKKPTRDELNGRTVNKPSAKLDPRCKTGRVMCISKTTRTLSWVIDGKVQSTMDVRFGSQYTPTREGAFSVFQKSRHHVSSIYHTPMPYAMFFSGGQAVHYSADFAARGYNGASHGCVNVRNEGKLASLFSQVRNGDRVVIYW comes from the coding sequence ATGCTTCGGAAAGCCGTCATACATAGAGCTGTCATACGCAGAGCCGGCATACGCAGAACCGGCATACGCAGGGCCGTCATACGCAGAACACTCGCCGCGGCCGCCGTGCTGGCCGTGACCACCGGCTGTATGGCGCAGGCGGCCACCGGCCGGCCGGTGGCCGACGCGAAGCCGGGCAGCACAACGCCCGCGCCGGGCGCCACTTCGACGCCGACGCCTTCCGCGTCGGACCCGGGCACGCCGTCGGCGAAGCCGAGCGAGTCCGCCACGACCGCGAAGCCCGAGGTCCTGATGGCGAGCGGCTCGAAGGGCGAGCGGGTGCGCGAGCTACAGGCCAGGCTGGCTCAGATCGGCTGGTTCGACGACACCCCGACCGGTACGTACGGACCGGTGACGGTTGCGTCCGTCAAGGGCTTCCAGGGCAAGCGCGGGCTGCCGACGACGGGCGACACGGACACCGTGACCTGGCAGAAGCTGCTCGCCATGACGAAGAAGCCGACGCGCGACGAGCTGAACGGCAGGACCGTGAACAAGCCGTCGGCGAAGCTGGACCCGCGCTGCAAGACGGGCCGGGTGATGTGCATCAGCAAGACCACCCGCACACTCTCCTGGGTGATCGACGGCAAGGTGCAGTCGACGATGGACGTGCGGTTCGGCTCTCAGTACACGCCGACGCGTGAGGGCGCCTTCAGCGTCTTCCAGAAGTCACGGCACCATGTCTCGTCGATCTACCACACGCCCATGCCGTACGCGATGTTCTTCAGCGGCGGCCAGGCGGTGCACTACTCGGCGGACTTCGCGGCGCGGGGCTACAACGGCGCTTCGCACGGCTGCGTCAATGTCCGGAACGAGGGGAAGCTCGCCTCGCTCTTCTCGCAGGTCCGCAACGGTGACCGCGTGGTCATCTATTGGTGA